Part of the Janibacter endophyticus genome is shown below.
AGCGTTGCCGCCGCCCGCGAGAGCGAGAGGTAGTCGAGCCCCACGTCGAGGAGGAAGCCGAGGCGGGCGTTGATCTCCTTGATGACCCGCTCGGCGATGGCGCGCTCGCGCTGGCTGAAGTCGACGGTGTCGAGGAAGGTCGCGGCCTCGGCGATGGACAGCGACGCGACGTCGGCGATGCTCCGCCCGCCGACGAGGACGGCGAGAGCCTCCGGCTTGAGGCGCGTCCCCCCGCACTCGGGGCACGGGATCTCGCGCATGTAGCCCTGGTACTTCTCCCGGCTCCACTCGGAGTCGGTCTCGCTGTGCCGGCGCTTGATGAAGGCCACCGCGCCCTCGAAGCCCGTCGAGTACGACCGCTCCCGGCCGAAGCGGTTGCGGTAGCGCACGTGGACCTTGTGGTTCTGCCCGTGGAGCAGGGCCGTCCGGGCGCGCTCCGGGAGGGCCCGCCACGGGGTCGTCATGTCGAAGCCGAGGTCGTCGCCGAGCGCACTCATCGTCCGCTGGAAGTACTGCGCCGACTGGGTGCCTGCCGCCCACGGGGCGATCGCCCCCTCCTCGAGGGTGAGGTCCTCGTCGGGCACGACGAGCTCGGGGTCGACCTCGAGCTCGGTCCCGATGCCGGTGCACTTCGGGCAGGCGCCGAAGGGAGAGTTGAAGGAGAACGAGCGCGGCTCCACCTCGTCCATGCCGATCGGGTGGTCGTTGGGGCAGGCCATCCGCTCGGAGTAGCGGCGCTCGCGCGGCAACGGCTCACCGTGAGCGTCGACCGGGTGCGCGCGACCGCCGTCGTCCTCGGCGCCGTCCTCGGGCACGTCGACGAACTCGATGACGACGATCCCGCCGGCCAGGCCCAGGGCCGTCTCGACGGAGTCGGTGAGGCGACGCTTGGCCGCACGGTCCTCCGGCCCCTTGGCCACGAGCCGATCGACGACGACGTCGATCGTGTGCTTGACCTGCTTCTCCAGCTGCGGCGGCTCGGTGAGGCTGGCCACCTGGCCGTCCACCCGGGCGCGGCTGTACCCCTTCGCCTGGAGCTCGGAGAAGAGGTCGACGAACTCGCCCTTGCGCGCCCGGACGACCGGCGCGAGGACCTGGAAGCGGGTCCGCTCGGGCAGCTCGAGCAGACGGTCGACGATCTGCTGGGGGCTCTGCCGCGTGATCGGCTCGCCGCAGACCGGGCAGTGCGGCCGGCCGGCACGAGCGAAGAGGAGGCGCAGGTAGTCGTAGACCTCGGTGATCGTGCCGACCGTCGAGCGCGGGTTGCGGTTCGTCGACTTCTGGTCGATGGAGACCGCCGGCGAGAGACCCTCGATGAAGTCGACGTCCGGCTTGTCCATCTGGCCGAGGAACTGCCGCGCGTAGGCAGAGAGCGACTCGACGTAGCGACGCTGCCCCTCCGCGAAGATCGTGTCGAAGGCCATGGACGACTTGCCCGAGCCGGAGAGGCCCGTGAAGACGACGAGGCTGTCGCGCGGGATCTCGACGGAGACGTCCTTGAGGTTGTGCTCTCGGGCGCCACGCACGACGAGCTGGTCGTGCAGGCGGGAGCCGTGCCGGGGTGCAGAAGTCACATCCTCCACTGTAGGTCGGCCCACCGACAACGCTGAACAGACCGGGACCCCCGCGCCCGGTACCGTCTGCCCCATGAGCGAGATCCAGCAGGTCCACGAGTACACCGGCGAGGTCGCCCCCGGCGGCCCCGTGCACGTCCGGGAGCTCCCGGCGCTGACGATCCGCAAGATGGCCGTCTCGGACATGCACAACAACGTCTACCTCCTCACCTGCCGGGCCACCGGCGAGCAGCTGCTCATCGACGCGGCCGACGACGCCGAGCGCTGCCTCGCCCTCGTCCGCCTCGGCGGGGAGCGGCTCGGCCACCTCGTCACCACCCATCAGCACTGGGACCACCACCGGGCCCTGCCCGAGGTCGCCCGGGTCACCGGCGCGGAGACCTACGCCGGCGCCGACGACGCCGTGGCGCTGCCCGTCGCCCCGGACCACACCCTCGTCCAGGGCGACGTGATCCGGTGCGGTGACATCGAGCTCGAGGTGAGCCACCTCCGGGGCCACACGCCCGGGTCGGTGGCCCTCGCCTACCGCGACCCCGAGGGCTCGACGCACCTCTTCACGGGTGACTCGCTCTTCCCCGGCGGTGTCGGCAACACCAAGAACGAGGGGCAGAGCTTCGACTCGCTCTACCGCGACGTGCTCGAGCGGGTCTTCGCCGTCTATGACGACGACACGTGGTTCTACCCGGGCCACGGCGCGGACTCGACCATCGGCGCCGAGCGCCCCCATCTCGACGAGTGGCGCGAGCGGGGCTGGTGAGCCGCGCCGACCTCGTCCCGGCGCCTCTCCTCGTCCTCGGCGGGGTCGTCTCCGTCCAGTTCGGCGGCGCCCTCGCGGCGACGCTCGTCCCCGAGATCGGGGCCGGTGCCTCGGTGCTCGTCCGGCTGCTCTTCGCGGCCGGCATCATGCTGCTCATCGCCCGGCCCCGGCTGCGCGGGCACACCCGGGAGGCCTGGTCGACGGTCCTGCTCTTCGGGCTCGCGCTCGGAGGGATGAACTGGTCCTTCTACGCCTCGCTCGCGCACCTGCCGATCGGGGTCGCCGTCACCCTCGAGTTCATCGGGCCGCTGCTGCTCGCGGCCTGGGGCTCGCGGCGCCCCCGTGACATCGCCGCCGTCATCGCGGCGGCCGGAGGGGTCGTGCTCGTCTCCGAGATCACCCAGACCCCGCTCTCCGAGCTGAGCCTCGAGGGGATCGGGCTCGCGCTGCTCGCCGGCGCCTTCTGGGCCTCGTACATCGTCTTCTCCGCCCGCACCGGCTCGGCCTTCGAGAAGCTCGACGGGCTCACCCTGGCGATGATCGTCGCCGTGGCCGTCGTGCTGCCGGCCGGCCTCGCCGGCTGGGAGAACGTGAGCACCGAGCACCTGGCGAAGGGGCTCGGTATCGCGGTCCTCAGCTCGGTGCTGCCGTACTCCCTCGAGCTCATGGCCCTGCGCCGGCTGAGCGCCACGGTCTTCGGGATCCTGCTCAGCCTCGAGCCGGCCGTCGCGGCCCTCGCAGGGCTCATCGTCCTCGGGCAGGTGCTCTCGGGCGTGCAGCTGCTCGGCATGTCGTTCGTCGTCGTCGCGAGCGTCCTTGTCCTCGGGTTCGCGAGGCGCCCGGACGACGCCCCCGGTGACCTCACGGAGACCGGGGGCTGAGCCGGGGTCAGCCCTGGATGCCCGCCCTGTTGTCGCGGCGCGTCTTCCACAGGCTGGCGATCGTCGTGATGCCGAGGATGACGACGATGGCGCCGAGCGAGACAGAGATCGGGATCTCCGGGACGGCGACGTGCTCGCCACCGTTGATGAAGGGCAGCTCGTTCTCGTGCAGCGCGTGCAGGATGAGCTTGACGCCGATGAAGGCGAGCAGCACCGCCAGGCCGATCGTCAGGTAGACGAGCTTCTTGAGCAGGCCACCGATGAGGAAGTACAGCTGCCGCAGACCCATGAGGGCGAAGAGGTTGGCCGTGAGGACGAGGTAGGGCTCCTGCGTCAGGCCGTAGATCGCCGGGATCGAGTCGAGGGCGAAGAGCAGGTCGGTCATGCCGAGCGCGAGGATGACGAAGAAGATCGGGGTCGCGACGCGCTTGCCGTTCTCCTTCGTGAAGATCTTCGGCCCCCACTCCTTGGTGGAGGGGACCGTCCGCTCCATCCACTTGAGCAGCTTGTTCTCCTCGAACTCCTCGTCCTCATCACCCTCGAAGGCCAGCTTGAAGGCGGTGTAGATGAGGAAGGCGCCGAAGAGGTAGAAGACCCAGGAGAACTGGTTGATCGCCGCGGCGCCGACGAAGATGAAGATGGCGCGCAGGACGATCGCGATGATGATGCCCCACATCAGGGCGATCTGCTGGTAGCGGCCCGGGACGCCGAACTTCGCCATGATGAGCAGGAAGATGAAGAGGTTGTCGATGGAGAGCGAGTACTCCGTCAACCACCCGGCGTAGAACTCGCCCGCCAGGGTGCTGCCTTCCGTGTACCAGATGCCCACACCGAAGAGGACGGCCGCGGTGATGTAGATCGCGAGGATCGTGCCGACCTCCTTGTTGGAGGGCACGTGGGGGTTGCGCGCGATCATGAAGACGTCGAAGGCCAGGACCGCCGCGGCGATGCCCATCGTGAGCAGCCAGACCCAGGTCGGCACGTCCATCGTGCCGCCGGGGATGATGGTCGGTGCCATGGCGGGGGCGCTGGCGAGGATCGGGTTCACGTGTGGGGTTCACCTTCCGGACAGGGGGTCGTCGTGTCCGGAGGTCTCTCCCACCACGACGGTGGCCGGCACCCCGGGCGCAGGCCTCCGGGCAGGAGCCTACGCCGTGATGACGAGGTTGCCGCGTGGGGATACTCCCCTCCGCTCGCGTGAGTCTCTCAGAAATTCGGGGATGAGGACGAACCGACCGCTCAGCGGGTCGCCTCGGTCATCTGCCGGAGCTCCTTCTTGAGGTCACCGATCTCGTCGCGCAGCCGCGCCGCCAGCTCGAAGTGCAGGTCGGTGGCCGCCTGGTGCATCTGGCCGGTGAGCTCCTGGATGAGGTCGGCGAGCTCCCCGGCGGCCATGTCCTGACCGCGGGTCGCCGGGCCGGAGACGGGCGCCTTGCCGCCACCCTTGCCGCGCGACTGGGTGCGCCCGGAACCGATGAGCGCGTCGGTGTCGGCGTCCTCACGGCCCAGCAGGTCGGTGATGTCGGCGATCTTCTTGCGCAGCGGCTGCGGGTCGATCCCCCGCTCCGTGTTGTAGGCGAGCTGCTTCTCGCGGCGGCGGTGGGTCTCGTCGATGGCGAAGCGCATCGAGTCGGTGACGTTGTCGGCGTACATGTGCACCTGGCCCGAGACGTTGCGGGCCGCGCGGCCGATCGTCTGGATGAGCGAGCGGGAGCTGCGCAGGAAGCCCTCCTTGTCGGCGTCGAGGATGCTCACGAGCGAGACCTCCGGCAGGTCGAGCCCCTCGCGCAGCAGGTTGATACCGACGAGGACGTCGTACTCGCCGAGCCGCAGCTCACGGAGCAGCTCGACGCGGCGCAGGGTGTCGATGTCGCTGTGCAGGTATCGGACCCGCACCCCCTTGTCGAGGAGGTAGTCGGTGAGGTCCTCGGCCATCTTCTTCGTCAGGGTCGTCACGAGGACACGCTCGTCGCGCTCGGCGCGGATGCGGATCTCGTGGAGCAGGTCGTCGATCTGCCCCTTCGTCGGCTTGAGGACGATCTCCGGGTCGATGAGGCCGGTCGGGCGGATGATCTGCTCGACGAAGCCGTCGCTCTTGGCCATCTCGTAGTCGCCGGGCGTCGCCGAGAGGTAGACCGTCTGCCCGGTCCGCTCGAGGAACTCCTCCCAGGTCAGCGGCCGGTTGTCCATGGCGCTCGGCAGCCGGAAGCCGTGGTCGACGAGCGTGCGCTTGCGCGAGGCGTCGCCCTCGTACATCGCCCCGATCTGGGGGACGGTGACGTGCGACTCGTCGATGACGAGGACGAAGTCCTCGGGGAAGTAGTCGAGCAGGCAGTTCGGCGCCGAGCCCGGGAGCCGGCCGTCGATGTGCATCGAGTAGTTCTCGATCCCCGAGCAGCTCCCGACCTGGCGCATCATCTCGATGTCGTACGTCGTGCGCATGCGCAGCCGCTGGGCCTCGAGCAGCTTGCCCTGGCTCTCGAAGAGCGCGAGCTGCTGCTCGAGCTCGGACTCGATGCCGGCGATCGCCCGCTCCATCCGCTCCGGGCCGGCGACGTAGTGGGTCGCGGGGAAGACGTACATCTCCTGCTCCTCGCGGACCACCTCGCCGGTCAGCGGGTGCAGCGTGTAGATCCGCTCGATCTCGTCGCCGAAGAGCTCGATGCGGAGCGCGTGCTCCTCGTAGACCGGGATGATCTCGATGGTGTCGCCCCGGACCCGGAAGGTGCCTCGGGTGAAGGCGAGGTCGTTGCGGGTGTACTGCATCGTGACGAACTGGCGCAGCAGGGTGTCGCGGTCGACCTCGTCGCCGACGCTCAGCCGCACCATCCGGTCGACGTACTCCTGCGGGGTGCCGAGGCCGTAGATGCAGGAGACGGACGCGACGACGACGACGTCACGCCGGGTGAGCAGGCTGTTGGTCGCCGAGTGCCGCAGCCGCTCGACCTCCTCGTTGACCGAGCTGTCCTTCTCGATGTAGGTGTCCGACTGCGGGACGTAGGCCTCGGGCTGGTAGTAGTCGTAGTAGCTGACGAAGTACTCGACCGCGTTGTTGGGCAGCAGCTCGCGGAACTCGTTGGCCAGCTGGGCGGCCAGCGTCTTGTTGGGCGCCATGACGAGCGTCGGCCGCTGGATCTGCTCGATGAGCCAGGCCGTCGTCGCCGACTTGCCGGTGCCGGTGGCGCCGAGGAGGACGATGTCCTGCTCCCCCGCGTTGACCCGCCGCGCCAGCTCGGCGATGGCCGCCGGCTGGTCACCGGCAGGCTCGAAGTCGGAGACCACGTCGAAGGGGGCCACCGTGCGCTGCAGATCTGTCACCGGACGCATACGCCCAACCTAAGGCCGGGCACCGACAGCGGTATTCCCCGGCCCCTCAGAACTCGACCGGGAAGTCCGGCCCCGCGGGCGCCGTGCCCCCGCGGATCGTGCGCCAGTGCCCGCCGGGGCCGCGCCGCAGGGTCCACGACCCCAGGCTCGCGTACGCCCCGAGGTCCGCGACGAGGCGACGGACCACCCCTTCGGCCTCGTCGTCCTCCTCGACGTCGCTCGTCGGCTCGACGAGGAAGCGCAGGTGGATCTGCGGCTGCATCCGGACGAGCTCGACAGAGCGGTCCTCGACCCGGTGGGTCCGCGCGAGGATCTCCTCGGCGGTCGGCAGGACCGACGGCGGCGAGACTCCCGGACGCGTGGCGTGGACGTCGATCGCGACACGGTAGGACGGCATCAGCCGTGCCCTGGCGCCCAGCCGGTGCTGTCCGCCCACGCCTGGGCGCGGCCCTCGATCTCGGCGAACCACGGCTCCTTGGCCTCGGCGTACTCCTCCCACCGGGGGTGCTCGGCGACGGCTCGCTCCTTGAGGGCCGCATAGTCGGCGCGGGCCGGGCCCTCCGCCCGCAGCCAGTCGCGGAAGAGCAGCGCCCAGCGCCAGCCCGGCGAGCCGACCTCGCGGACATGGAGGTGCACCATGCGCCCCGGGTCGGCCGACGTGTGGAAGCGCTTCGGCCAGAGCGAGCCGTCCTTGCTCTCGTCGCGGTCGATGTGGGCGCTGCGCGGGTACCCCAGGGCCGCCAGCGCCTCGACGAGCTCCGGGTCGTCGGCCTCCGCCATCGACGCCACCCCGAGCTGGAGGTCGATGACGTCCTTCGCGACGAGCCCGGTGACCGCGGTCGACCCGACGTGGTCCGCGGTGACGACCCGCTCCCCCAGCCCGTGCCGGATCCGGGCGATCAGCCGCTCCGCCGTCTCGGGCCAGGCCGCGTCCGGGTCGACGAGGGTCACCTCCGCCGGTCGGGCGGCCCGCCGGCCGGCCGCGAGGTTGTCGGCGAAGGGGGTGAGCCGCTCGGTCCACAGCCGGTCGACCTGGGCGAGCGTCTCGTCCGGCGTGCCGTTGTTGTCGACGACGATGTCGGCGGCGGCCCGCCGCTCCGTGTCGCTCACCTGCGCCCGCATCCGCGCGCGGGCGTCCTCCTCGGGGATCCCCCGGTGCTCGACGAGCCGACGCACGCGGGTCTCGACGTCCGTGTCGACGACGAGGACGAGGTGGTACTCCGCCCCCATCGACTTCTCGACGAGCAGCGGCATGTCGTGGACGAGCACGCGGCTGCCGGCGGCGCGCGCCTCCTCGCGCAGCCGAGCCGTGCGCTCCCAGATCGCCGGGTGCGTGATCTCCTCGAGGTCGCGCAGCGCCGCCGGGTCGCCGAAGACCACCCGGCCGAGGGCCGGCCGGTCCAGCTCACCGTCGGCCGTCAGCAGGTCCGTGCCGAAACGCTCCGCGATCCGCGCCAGCGCCGGCTCCCCCTCCGCCACGACCTCCCGGGCGATCGCGTCGGCGTCGAGGACCACGGCACCGAGCTCACGCAGCCGCGCGGCGACCGTCGACTTGCCCGACCCGATGCCTCCGGTGAGTCCGAGATGCAGCATGGGCACACCCTAGGCAACGACGAAGGGGCCCGCACCGATGACCGGTGCGGACCCCTTCGAGGGTGATCCGAGGATCAGTTGCCCGTGAGCTTCTCCCGCAGGGCGGCCAGCGCCTCGTCCGAGGCGAGCGTGCCCTCGGAGGCCGGGGCCGACGGGGTGGAGGAGCTGCTCGACGAGCTGGTGTCGCTCGAGTACGAGCTGACCGAGACACCCGAGTCGCCGGACTCGGCGGCAGCGGCGTCCTCGGCGGCCGACTTCTCGACCTGCGCGCGGTGCGCCTCCCAGCGGGCGTGCGCGTCGGCGTACTGCTTCTCCCACGCCTCCCGCTGCGCCTCGTAGCCCTCGAGCCACTCGTTGGTCTCCGGGTCGAAGCCCTCGGGGTACTTGTAGTTCCCCTTCTCGTCGTACTCGGCGGCCATGCCGTAGAGCGTCGGGTCGAACTCGGTGAGGTTCGCACCGTCCTCGTTGGCCTGCTTGAGGCTCAGCGAGATGCGGCGACGCTCGAGGTCGATGTCGATGACCTTGACGAAGATCTCGGTGCCGACGGTGACGACCTGCTCCGGCAGCTCCACGTGGCGCTCGGCCAGCTCGGAGATGTGGACGAGGCCCTCGATGCCGTCCTCGACGCGCACGAACGCACCGAAGGGGACGAGCTTGGTGACCTTGCCCGGGACGACCTGACCGATCGCGTGGGTCCGGGCGAAGTGCTGCCACGGGTCCTCCTGCGTCGCCTTGAGCGAGAGGGAGACGCGCTCGCGGTCCATGTCGACGTCGAGCACCTCGACGGTGACCTCGTCGCCGACCTCGACGACCTCACCCGGGTGGTCGATGTGCTTCCAGGACAGCTCGGAGACGTGGACGAGACCGTCGACGCCGCCAAGGTCCACGAACGCACCGAAGTTGACGATCGAGGAGACGACGCCGGAGCGGACCTGGCCCTTCTGCAGCTCCTTGAGGAAGGTGGTCCGGACCTCGGACTGCGTCTGCTCGAGCCACGCACGACGCGACAGGACGACGTTGTTGCGGTTCTTGTCGAGCTCGATGATCTTGGCCTCGATCTCCTTGCCGACGTACGGCTGGAGGTCGCGGACACGGCGCATCTCGACGAGGGAGGCCGGGAGGAAGCCACGCAGGCCGATGTCGAGGATGAGACCACCCTTGACGACCTCGATGACGGAGCCGGTGACGACGCCGTCCTCCTCCTTGATCTTCTCGATCGTGCCCCAGGCGCGCTCGTACTGCGCACGCTTCTTGGACAGGATGAGACGACCCTCCTTGTCCTCCTTCTGGAGGACGAGGGCCTCGACGGCGTCACCGACGGCGACGACCTCGCCCGGGTCGACGTCGTGCTTGATGCTCAGCTCGCGCGAGGGGATGACACCCTCGGTCTTGTAGCCGATGTCGAGAAGGACCTCGTCGCGGTCGACCTTGACGATGTAGCCCTCGACGATGTCGCCATCGTTGAAGTCCTTGATGGTCGCGTCGATGGCGGCGAGGAGGTCTTCCTGAGAACCGATGTCGTTGACAGCGATCTCGGGGGCGGTCTGGGAGACCGTGGTGGCAGTCATGTAGTAGGAGCTCCGATGCGGACAGTTCGTTGTGCGGACAGGTTGTGCTGCGATTGCGGCCAGGTGGCGATGCGCATGAGAATGCACAGGCACACGAAGCGCTCTCC
Proteins encoded:
- a CDS encoding EamA family transporter is translated as MSRADLVPAPLLVLGGVVSVQFGGALAATLVPEIGAGASVLVRLLFAAGIMLLIARPRLRGHTREAWSTVLLFGLALGGMNWSFYASLAHLPIGVAVTLEFIGPLLLAAWGSRRPRDIAAVIAAAGGVVLVSEITQTPLSELSLEGIGLALLAGAFWASYIVFSARTGSAFEKLDGLTLAMIVAVAVVLPAGLAGWENVSTEHLAKGLGIAVLSSVLPYSLELMALRRLSATVFGILLSLEPAVAALAGLIVLGQVLSGVQLLGMSFVVVASVLVLGFARRPDDAPGDLTETGG
- the uvrA gene encoding excinuclease ABC subunit UvrA, which gives rise to MGQTVPGAGVPVCSALSVGRPTVEDVTSAPRHGSRLHDQLVVRGAREHNLKDVSVEIPRDSLVVFTGLSGSGKSSMAFDTIFAEGQRRYVESLSAYARQFLGQMDKPDVDFIEGLSPAVSIDQKSTNRNPRSTVGTITEVYDYLRLLFARAGRPHCPVCGEPITRQSPQQIVDRLLELPERTRFQVLAPVVRARKGEFVDLFSELQAKGYSRARVDGQVASLTEPPQLEKQVKHTIDVVVDRLVAKGPEDRAAKRRLTDSVETALGLAGGIVVIEFVDVPEDGAEDDGGRAHPVDAHGEPLPRERRYSERMACPNDHPIGMDEVEPRSFSFNSPFGACPKCTGIGTELEVDPELVVPDEDLTLEEGAIAPWAAGTQSAQYFQRTMSALGDDLGFDMTTPWRALPERARTALLHGQNHKVHVRYRNRFGRERSYSTGFEGAVAFIKRRHSETDSEWSREKYQGYMREIPCPECGGTRLKPEALAVLVGGRSIADVASLSIAEAATFLDTVDFSQRERAIAERVIKEINARLGFLLDVGLDYLSLSRAAATLSGGEAQRIRLATQIGSGLVGVLYVLDEPSIGLHQRDNHRLIETLTRLRDLGNTLIVVEHDEDTIETADWVVDIGPGAGEHGGHIVHSGSVQGLLESEESLTGKYLSGRLQIPVPEIRRPQQPGREVVVKGGRENNLQDVEAAFPLGNLIAVTGVSGSGKSTLVNDILYTVLANKLNGARQVPGRHKTVTGLEHLDKVVHVDQSPIGRTPRSNPATYTGVFDHVRRLFAETEEAKVRGYQPGRFSFNVKGGRCDACSGDGTIKIEMNFLPDVYVPCEVCHGGRYNRETLEVHFKGKTIADVLDMPIEEAEEFFAAVPAIARHMKTLTSVGLGYVRLGQPATTLSGGEAQRVKLASELQKRSTGRTIYVLDEPTTGLHFEDIRKLLLVLQGLVDKGNTVIVIEHNLDVIKNADWVIDMGPEGGSGGGQVIATGTPETLAETHRETGSHTGRFLESVLAKHDPVVVGELDETEPEVAAAPRKRAAAKKALAKKTAATRPVTKKPAAKKAAVKKAAAPEVSARAKAAARRAKKAG
- the coaE gene encoding dephospho-CoA kinase gives rise to the protein MLHLGLTGGIGSGKSTVAARLRELGAVVLDADAIAREVVAEGEPALARIAERFGTDLLTADGELDRPALGRVVFGDPAALRDLEEITHPAIWERTARLREEARAAGSRVLVHDMPLLVEKSMGAEYHLVLVVDTDVETRVRRLVEHRGIPEEDARARMRAQVSDTERRAAADIVVDNNGTPDETLAQVDRLWTERLTPFADNLAAGRRAARPAEVTLVDPDAAWPETAERLIARIRHGLGERVVTADHVGSTAVTGLVAKDVIDLQLGVASMAEADDPELVEALAALGYPRSAHIDRDESKDGSLWPKRFHTSADPGRMVHLHVREVGSPGWRWALLFRDWLRAEGPARADYAALKERAVAEHPRWEEYAEAKEPWFAEIEGRAQAWADSTGWAPGHG
- the rpsA gene encoding 30S ribosomal protein S1; its protein translation is MTATTVSQTAPEIAVNDIGSQEDLLAAIDATIKDFNDGDIVEGYIVKVDRDEVLLDIGYKTEGVIPSRELSIKHDVDPGEVVAVGDAVEALVLQKEDKEGRLILSKKRAQYERAWGTIEKIKEEDGVVTGSVIEVVKGGLILDIGLRGFLPASLVEMRRVRDLQPYVGKEIEAKIIELDKNRNNVVLSRRAWLEQTQSEVRTTFLKELQKGQVRSGVVSSIVNFGAFVDLGGVDGLVHVSELSWKHIDHPGEVVEVGDEVTVEVLDVDMDRERVSLSLKATQEDPWQHFARTHAIGQVVPGKVTKLVPFGAFVRVEDGIEGLVHISELAERHVELPEQVVTVGTEIFVKVIDIDLERRRISLSLKQANEDGANLTEFDPTLYGMAAEYDEKGNYKYPEGFDPETNEWLEGYEAQREAWEKQYADAHARWEAHRAQVEKSAAEDAAAAESGDSGVSVSSYSSDTSSSSSSSTPSAPASEGTLASDEALAALREKLTGN
- a CDS encoding TerC family protein, which produces MDVPTWVWLLTMGIAAAVLAFDVFMIARNPHVPSNKEVGTILAIYITAAVLFGVGIWYTEGSTLAGEFYAGWLTEYSLSIDNLFIFLLIMAKFGVPGRYQQIALMWGIIIAIVLRAIFIFVGAAAINQFSWVFYLFGAFLIYTAFKLAFEGDEDEEFEENKLLKWMERTVPSTKEWGPKIFTKENGKRVATPIFFVILALGMTDLLFALDSIPAIYGLTQEPYLVLTANLFALMGLRQLYFLIGGLLKKLVYLTIGLAVLLAFIGVKLILHALHENELPFINGGEHVAVPEIPISVSLGAIVVILGITTIASLWKTRRDNRAGIQG
- the uvrB gene encoding excinuclease ABC subunit UvrB, translated to MRPVTDLQRTVAPFDVVSDFEPAGDQPAAIAELARRVNAGEQDIVLLGATGTGKSATTAWLIEQIQRPTLVMAPNKTLAAQLANEFRELLPNNAVEYFVSYYDYYQPEAYVPQSDTYIEKDSSVNEEVERLRHSATNSLLTRRDVVVVASVSCIYGLGTPQEYVDRMVRLSVGDEVDRDTLLRQFVTMQYTRNDLAFTRGTFRVRGDTIEIIPVYEEHALRIELFGDEIERIYTLHPLTGEVVREEQEMYVFPATHYVAGPERMERAIAGIESELEQQLALFESQGKLLEAQRLRMRTTYDIEMMRQVGSCSGIENYSMHIDGRLPGSAPNCLLDYFPEDFVLVIDESHVTVPQIGAMYEGDASRKRTLVDHGFRLPSAMDNRPLTWEEFLERTGQTVYLSATPGDYEMAKSDGFVEQIIRPTGLIDPEIVLKPTKGQIDDLLHEIRIRAERDERVLVTTLTKKMAEDLTDYLLDKGVRVRYLHSDIDTLRRVELLRELRLGEYDVLVGINLLREGLDLPEVSLVSILDADKEGFLRSSRSLIQTIGRAARNVSGQVHMYADNVTDSMRFAIDETHRRREKQLAYNTERGIDPQPLRKKIADITDLLGREDADTDALIGSGRTQSRGKGGGKAPVSGPATRGQDMAAGELADLIQELTGQMHQAATDLHFELAARLRDEIGDLKKELRQMTEATR
- a CDS encoding MBL fold metallo-hydrolase; the encoded protein is MSEIQQVHEYTGEVAPGGPVHVRELPALTIRKMAVSDMHNNVYLLTCRATGEQLLIDAADDAERCLALVRLGGERLGHLVTTHQHWDHHRALPEVARVTGAETYAGADDAVALPVAPDHTLVQGDVIRCGDIELEVSHLRGHTPGSVALAYRDPEGSTHLFTGDSLFPGGVGNTKNEGQSFDSLYRDVLERVFAVYDDDTWFYPGHGADSTIGAERPHLDEWRERGW